A portion of the Krasilnikovia cinnamomea genome contains these proteins:
- a CDS encoding ABC transporter permease: protein MTTVTTQSATGTGNGLTAGAVPPGARPALRHRLAERGVDGQLLLLVPAAIFVLGLFVYPFGYGVALSFQPGQGDALSAYRAFFTDTFQRDTIGTTLWIALPVALANVLASVPIAYRMRGRFRGKRLVTTALVVPITLGTVLTAQGLLNFLGPTGWFNRALVSTGLVDAPLELTHNYWGVVMSLVITGFPFAFLLVLSYLSGIDPSLERAAATLGAGWWNRFRRVTLPLLAPGLATTFCLTFVLAFAVFPSAVLVGDPSGSTRVISIAAYQAAYEQFDYALGSAIAIVMGAVELIVIAVVLGARSLLYTGSTAGGKG, encoded by the coding sequence ATGACGACCGTCACCACGCAGTCCGCCACCGGGACCGGGAACGGCCTCACCGCCGGTGCCGTGCCGCCCGGCGCCCGGCCGGCGCTGCGGCACCGGCTGGCCGAGCGTGGAGTCGACGGCCAGCTGCTGCTGCTGGTGCCCGCGGCGATCTTCGTACTCGGGCTGTTCGTCTACCCCTTCGGCTACGGGGTGGCGCTGTCGTTCCAGCCCGGGCAAGGCGACGCGCTCTCCGCGTACCGGGCGTTCTTCACCGACACCTTCCAGCGCGACACCATCGGCACCACGCTGTGGATCGCGCTGCCCGTCGCGCTGGCCAACGTGCTCGCCTCGGTGCCCATCGCATACCGGATGCGGGGCCGGTTCCGGGGCAAGCGGCTGGTCACCACCGCGCTGGTCGTGCCCATCACGCTCGGCACCGTGCTGACGGCCCAGGGGTTGCTCAACTTCCTCGGGCCCACCGGGTGGTTCAACCGGGCCCTGGTTTCGACGGGACTGGTCGACGCGCCGCTGGAGCTGACGCACAACTACTGGGGTGTGGTGATGTCGCTGGTCATCACCGGGTTCCCGTTCGCCTTCCTGCTGGTGCTCTCCTACCTGTCCGGTATCGACCCGAGCCTGGAGAGAGCCGCGGCGACGCTGGGAGCCGGCTGGTGGAACAGGTTCCGCCGGGTCACCCTGCCGCTGCTGGCGCCCGGGCTCGCCACCACCTTCTGCCTGACGTTCGTGCTGGCGTTCGCGGTGTTCCCGTCGGCCGTACTGGTCGGCGATCCGTCCGGGTCCACCCGGGTCATCTCCATCGCGGCGTACCAGGCCGCCTACGAACAGTTCGACTATGCGCTCGGTTCGGCGATCGCCATCGTCATGGGAGCGGTCGAGCTGATCGTCATCGCGGTCGTGCTCGGTGCCCGTTCGCTGCTGTACACCGGCTCGACGGCGGGAGGAAAGGGCTGA
- a CDS encoding mannitol dehydrogenase family protein, with amino-acid sequence MSVPPRLSMATLPSAAGAGMRAPRIDPAALDIGIVHLGIGAFHRAHQAVYTEDALAAAGESDWGICGVTQRSAHVRDQLVPQDGLYTVLQRGTGAREPRLVGSVRQVLATTEDDVVARLADPAVRVVTLTVTEKGYRLDRHGEPDLRDAGVRADLAGHAGAGHRPRTVVGTLVSALARRRAGHGRGLSLVSCDNLPGNGSVLRKLVTGFCAALPAPGGEDLAAWVAREVSFPSTVVDRMVPTTRSGDRDEIARTFGVTDAAVVVAEPFRQWVVQDDFAAGRPAWDRAGALLTADVTPYEAVKLRLLNAAHSLLAYTGALAGHETIAAAVADPELAAAAAALMVHDASPTLRPPAGLELSGYCDAVLRRFANPALGHRTLQVAADGSLKLPIRVLGTVRDRLAAGTEPTWAALAVAAWMVLLVRGRTDDDRVLAVEDPMLGHLRTQLGRLCDRPRPHDAARIVAVLLGVTEIFGDDLPAHPVFRDLLTAHVARLLTPTPRRPSRSAGS; translated from the coding sequence GTGAGCGTGCCACCGCGCTTGAGCATGGCCACGCTGCCCAGCGCGGCTGGCGCCGGCATGCGGGCGCCGCGGATCGATCCGGCCGCGCTGGACATCGGCATCGTGCACCTGGGCATCGGCGCCTTCCACCGCGCGCATCAGGCCGTCTACACCGAGGACGCCCTCGCTGCCGCGGGAGAGAGCGACTGGGGCATCTGCGGTGTCACCCAACGCTCCGCGCACGTCCGCGACCAGCTGGTTCCGCAGGACGGTCTGTACACGGTGCTGCAGCGGGGAACGGGCGCCCGCGAGCCGCGGCTGGTCGGGTCGGTCCGCCAGGTACTGGCCACCACCGAGGACGATGTGGTGGCCCGCCTCGCGGACCCGGCGGTGCGGGTCGTCACCCTCACCGTGACCGAGAAGGGTTACCGCCTGGACCGGCACGGCGAACCGGATCTGCGCGACGCCGGCGTGCGTGCCGACCTGGCTGGGCACGCCGGGGCCGGTCACCGGCCCCGGACGGTGGTCGGCACGCTGGTATCGGCACTGGCGCGGCGCCGGGCCGGGCACGGCCGTGGGCTGAGCCTGGTGTCGTGTGACAACCTGCCCGGGAACGGATCGGTGCTGCGGAAACTGGTCACCGGGTTCTGCGCCGCGTTGCCGGCCCCGGGTGGCGAGGACCTCGCTGCCTGGGTCGCGCGGGAGGTGTCGTTCCCGTCGACCGTGGTCGACCGGATGGTGCCCACCACCCGGTCCGGCGACCGCGACGAGATCGCCCGGACGTTCGGCGTGACGGACGCGGCAGTGGTGGTGGCCGAACCGTTCCGCCAATGGGTCGTGCAGGACGACTTCGCCGCCGGGCGTCCGGCCTGGGACCGTGCCGGAGCCCTGTTGACCGCCGACGTCACCCCTTACGAGGCGGTCAAGCTTCGGCTGCTCAATGCCGCGCATTCCTTGCTGGCCTACACCGGAGCGCTGGCCGGCCACGAAACCATCGCCGCGGCCGTCGCCGACCCGGAACTGGCCGCCGCCGCTGCGGCGTTGATGGTGCACGATGCCAGCCCGACATTGCGCCCGCCGGCCGGCCTCGAACTGTCCGGCTACTGCGACGCCGTGCTGCGCCGCTTCGCCAACCCCGCCCTGGGGCACCGGACGCTGCAGGTCGCCGCGGATGGTTCACTGAAGCTGCCGATCAGAGTGCTGGGTACGGTCCGCGATCGTCTCGCCGCGGGCACCGAACCCACCTGGGCGGCGCTCGCGGTAGCCGCCTGGATGGTCCTGCTCGTCCGTGGCCGCACCGATGACGATCGGGTGCTGGCCGTCGAGGATCCGATGCTGGGCCACCTGCGGACCCAGCTAGGCCGACTGTGCGACCGACCCAGGCCCCACGACGCCGCCCGGATCGTGGCGGTGCTGCTCGGCGTTACCGAGATATTCGGCGACGATCTGCCCGCCCATCCGGTGTTTCGCGATCTGCTCACCGCACACGTGGCCCGGCTACTCACGCCGACGCCTCGGCGGCCATCGCGCTCAGCCGGCAGCTGA
- a CDS encoding ABC transporter ATP-binding protein translates to MTTTDRRFEQLRLDGVSRRFAHHDALTGLSLTITQGEFIALLGPSGCGKSTALNCLAGLVPLTAGSIFRDDTRLDTLPPERRGFGMVFQNYALFPHMSVRKNVAFGLQMRRLPRPEIKRRVAEAIRLVHLEEQAGKLPGQLSGGQQQRVAIARAVVLEPSLVLMDEPLSNLDAQLRLEMRTEIRRLHQSLGLTTIYVTHDQEEALSLADRLVVLRGGRVQQVGTPEDLHDRPSNWHVADFMGFRNLLPLRVTGRAGDHVTVEGAGLRLTGTAVGTLAGSTETIAAVRPENLRIGSPQAPDAVAATVEVVEYQGREVAVEARTDGGTNLHIRAGSACRPVPGDRISVAVDPAHLLVFPADRDAVAGEPGSVAASARRAPAVSAGASR, encoded by the coding sequence GTGACCACCACGGACCGCCGCTTCGAGCAGCTGCGCCTGGACGGTGTGTCGCGCCGCTTCGCCCACCACGACGCGCTGACCGGCCTGAGCCTGACTATCACACAGGGCGAGTTCATCGCCCTGCTCGGCCCGTCCGGCTGCGGCAAGTCCACGGCGCTGAACTGTCTGGCCGGGCTCGTCCCCCTCACTGCCGGCAGCATCTTCCGCGACGACACCCGGCTGGACACGCTGCCGCCGGAACGACGCGGTTTCGGCATGGTGTTCCAGAACTACGCGCTGTTCCCGCACATGTCGGTCCGCAAGAACGTCGCCTTCGGCCTGCAGATGCGCCGCCTGCCGCGCCCGGAGATCAAGCGGCGCGTGGCGGAGGCGATCCGGCTGGTGCATCTCGAGGAGCAGGCCGGCAAACTGCCCGGGCAGTTGTCCGGTGGACAGCAGCAGCGGGTCGCCATCGCCCGTGCGGTCGTGCTCGAGCCGTCTCTGGTACTCATGGACGAGCCCCTGTCCAATCTGGATGCGCAGCTACGGCTGGAGATGCGTACGGAGATCCGCCGCCTGCACCAGTCGCTGGGCCTCACCACCATCTATGTCACGCACGACCAGGAGGAGGCGCTGTCGCTGGCCGACCGTCTGGTCGTGCTGCGAGGCGGACGGGTCCAGCAGGTCGGCACACCGGAAGACCTGCACGATCGGCCGAGCAATTGGCACGTCGCCGACTTCATGGGTTTCCGCAACCTGCTGCCGCTGCGGGTGACCGGCCGCGCCGGCGACCACGTGACAGTGGAAGGCGCCGGCCTCCGGCTGACCGGGACGGCGGTCGGCACGCTCGCCGGCAGCACGGAGACCATCGCGGCGGTACGTCCGGAGAATCTGCGCATCGGCAGCCCGCAGGCACCGGACGCCGTGGCGGCCACCGTGGAGGTGGTCGAGTACCAGGGACGCGAGGTCGCGGTGGAGGCCCGCACCGACGGCGGCACCAACCTGCACATCCGTGCCGGCAGCGCGTGCCGGCCCGTACCGGGCGACCGGATCAGCGTCGCCGTGGACCCTGCGCACCTGCTGGTCTTCCCCGCTGATCGGGACGCCGTGGCGGGCGAACCGGGCTCCGTCGCGGCGTCCGCCCGGCGAGCGCCGGCCGTGAGTGCCGGAGCGAGCCGATGA
- a CDS encoding ABC transporter substrate-binding protein: MASPLHRAGLVAAAFALALTATACGGPSSRSGDGAGPVTLNIVDVAGNLQLTEQIIKNFQKAYPQELKAYTASKTDVTQMPGKLEAQFKAGRTDIDMVLTGIDGYAATVSKNLLDPVGAIPGQQNYLAGARAAQNLAGTYAVTINYNPNGPLLEFAADVTDPPTSWESLLTWARANPKRFQYALPAKSGPGRALLMALAHHFGENELPPAKWTKTWNYLKLLKPHVTLASSTGETMKNLANGSSKVVVSSTGWDLNPRALGTVPPDVKVVAPGTAVTAGKADCGTFTWIADAHYVLMPKGLSQRKQDVIRKLIAFMLTPEQQAITADQGYLYTGWAIEGVDLSKAPPSSREVFDKFDRPDYYRPLIEQCPVVPSFEAGTIQEMFAEFDRQVGK; this comes from the coding sequence ATGGCTTCCCCCCTCCACCGTGCGGGCCTCGTGGCCGCAGCGTTCGCGCTGGCCCTCACCGCAACCGCATGCGGTGGCCCCTCCTCCCGCAGCGGCGACGGCGCTGGACCCGTCACCCTCAACATCGTCGACGTCGCCGGGAACCTGCAGCTCACCGAGCAGATCATCAAGAACTTCCAGAAGGCCTATCCGCAGGAGCTGAAGGCCTACACCGCGAGCAAGACCGATGTTACTCAAATGCCCGGCAAGCTCGAAGCCCAGTTCAAGGCGGGCCGCACGGACATCGACATGGTCCTCACCGGCATCGACGGGTACGCCGCGACGGTCAGCAAGAACCTGCTGGACCCGGTCGGCGCGATCCCCGGCCAGCAGAACTACCTCGCCGGCGCCCGGGCCGCGCAGAATCTCGCCGGCACGTACGCCGTGACCATCAACTACAACCCCAACGGTCCACTGCTGGAATTCGCGGCGGACGTGACCGACCCTCCGACGTCCTGGGAATCGCTGCTCACCTGGGCGCGGGCCAACCCGAAACGCTTCCAGTACGCCCTGCCCGCCAAGTCCGGCCCCGGCCGCGCGTTGCTCATGGCCCTGGCACACCACTTCGGCGAGAACGAGCTGCCGCCGGCGAAGTGGACGAAGACCTGGAACTACCTCAAGCTGCTCAAGCCCCACGTGACGCTGGCCTCCAGCACCGGTGAGACCATGAAGAACCTGGCCAACGGCTCCTCGAAGGTCGTCGTCAGCAGCACCGGCTGGGACCTCAACCCGCGGGCGCTGGGCACGGTGCCGCCCGACGTCAAGGTCGTGGCGCCCGGCACCGCGGTTACCGCCGGCAAAGCGGACTGCGGCACCTTCACCTGGATCGCCGACGCGCATTACGTCCTGATGCCCAAAGGGCTGTCCCAGCGTAAGCAGGACGTCATCCGCAAGCTGATCGCGTTCATGCTCACCCCGGAGCAGCAGGCGATCACAGCGGACCAGGGTTACCTGTACACGGGGTGGGCCATCGAAGGCGTCGACCTGTCCAAGGCGCCGCCGAGCAGCCGCGAAGTGTTCGACAAGTTCGACCGGCCCGACTATTACCGACCGCTCATCGAGCAGTGCCCCGTCGTGCCGTCATTCGAGGCGGGCACCATCCAGGAGATGTTCGCCGAGTTCGATCGGCAGGTCGGCAAGTGA
- a CDS encoding ABC transporter permease, with protein MSTVLDPSAPASRPPRRRRVRATPVAWLLWGAVIFFFLNVAGVIGSVLVNSFGRRWFDTWLPEGFTTDWYGQAWEEFRLLQVLTVTVEVALLVVGISVLIGAPAAYVLARRTFPGRNVVYLMFLLPILMPPVTYGIPLATLLYELGLAGNLSGVVLANLVPSVPFVILTMTPFIEQIDPGIERAARMCGANTRRVLLRIVGPLLLPGVLAASILVLVRTVGMFELTFLTAGPDSQTLIVALYYSMSASGIRAQQSVDAMAVMYTAMMLVLLLVALRFVNPTQLVARVKEDVE; from the coding sequence ATGTCCACCGTGTTGGATCCGTCCGCACCCGCTTCGCGGCCACCCCGCCGAAGGCGCGTACGCGCCACCCCGGTCGCCTGGCTGCTCTGGGGTGCGGTGATCTTCTTCTTCCTGAACGTCGCCGGTGTGATCGGATCGGTGCTGGTCAACTCCTTCGGCCGGCGCTGGTTCGACACCTGGCTCCCCGAGGGCTTCACCACCGACTGGTACGGCCAGGCCTGGGAGGAGTTCCGCCTGCTGCAGGTGCTCACGGTGACCGTCGAGGTGGCGCTGCTGGTGGTCGGCATCTCCGTGCTGATCGGTGCGCCGGCCGCGTACGTGCTGGCCCGGCGCACATTTCCGGGGCGCAACGTGGTGTACCTGATGTTCCTGCTGCCGATCCTCATGCCGCCCGTCACCTACGGGATCCCACTGGCCACGCTGCTGTACGAGCTCGGGCTCGCGGGCAACCTGTCGGGTGTGGTGCTGGCCAACCTCGTGCCGTCGGTGCCGTTCGTGATCCTGACCATGACACCGTTCATCGAACAGATCGATCCCGGCATCGAGCGGGCGGCGCGCATGTGCGGGGCGAACACCCGCCGGGTGCTGCTACGGATCGTCGGGCCGTTGCTGCTTCCCGGAGTCCTGGCCGCGTCCATTCTCGTGCTGGTGCGCACCGTCGGCATGTTCGAACTGACGTTCCTGACCGCCGGTCCCGACTCTCAGACGTTGATCGTCGCGCTTTACTACTCGATGTCCGCCTCTGGTATCCGGGCCCAGCAGTCGGTCGATGCCATGGCCGTGATGTACACCGCGATGATGCTCGTCCTGCTGCTGGTGGCACTGCGGTTCGTGAATCCGACGCAGTTGGTGGCCCGGGTGAAAGAGGACGTGGAATGA
- a CDS encoding LacI family DNA-binding transcriptional regulator, with protein MAVTIKDVAKLAGVSPATVSRALSMPDLVRPPTREKVQRAVAELGYQPNPTAQGLVLGRTGNLGLIVPDLTNPFFPAVVKGVQTRARDFEYSVFLADANEDPVEEAALVRALTKQVDGILLCAPRMSEDDLRALVGATPLVLINRRSGRIPAVTIDNLAGVRQAVSHLAALGHRRVAYVAGPRASWSNRERVRALRGAAAAQEVDLVEVGTVAPQFAGGVAAADLVLAAGVTAVMAYNDLIALGMLSRFTDRGIDVPGQISIIGFDGIAMAEMVSPPLTTVAQPQDQIGRVGVDLLLEIMRSEDPAVARRRELPAQLMVRGSTGVPGPVD; from the coding sequence ATGGCAGTGACGATCAAAGACGTGGCGAAGCTGGCCGGGGTGTCCCCGGCCACGGTCTCCCGCGCGCTGTCCATGCCGGACCTGGTCCGGCCGCCGACCCGGGAGAAGGTGCAGCGAGCGGTCGCCGAGCTGGGTTACCAGCCCAACCCGACCGCCCAGGGCCTGGTCCTCGGCCGCACCGGCAACCTCGGCCTGATCGTGCCCGACCTGACCAACCCGTTCTTTCCCGCGGTGGTCAAGGGTGTGCAGACCCGTGCCCGGGACTTCGAGTACTCCGTGTTCCTCGCCGACGCCAACGAGGACCCGGTCGAGGAGGCGGCACTCGTACGGGCGTTGACCAAGCAGGTGGACGGCATCCTGCTCTGCGCGCCGCGGATGAGCGAGGACGACCTGCGTGCCCTGGTGGGCGCGACCCCGCTCGTGCTGATCAACCGGCGCAGTGGGCGGATTCCCGCAGTGACGATCGACAACCTCGCCGGCGTCCGGCAGGCCGTGAGCCACCTCGCCGCGCTGGGCCACCGCCGGGTGGCATACGTGGCTGGGCCCCGCGCTTCCTGGTCGAACCGGGAGCGGGTACGGGCCCTGCGCGGCGCCGCCGCCGCGCAGGAGGTGGATCTGGTCGAAGTCGGCACGGTGGCACCGCAGTTCGCCGGCGGGGTGGCCGCGGCGGACCTCGTGCTCGCCGCTGGTGTCACCGCCGTGATGGCCTACAACGACCTGATCGCCCTCGGCATGCTGAGCCGGTTCACGGACCGCGGCATCGACGTGCCCGGGCAGATCAGCATCATCGGTTTCGACGGCATCGCGATGGCCGAGATGGTGAGCCCGCCGCTGACCACCGTCGCGCAGCCGCAAGACCAGATCGGCCGGGTCGGTGTCGATCTCCTCCTCGAGATCATGCGCAGTGAGGACCCCGCCGTGGCACGCCGGCGGGAACTGCCCGCCCAGCTCATGGTCCGTGGCTCCACCGGCGTGCCCGGACCGGTCGACTGA
- the manD gene encoding D-mannonate dehydratase ManD: MKIIDARVIVTCPGRNFVTLKVETQEGVTGVGDATLNGRELAVASYLTDHVVPALIGRDAARIEDTWQYLYRGAYWRRGPVTMSAIAAVDTALWDIKGKVAGLPVYQLLGGRSRDGVTVYGHANAESVEQVCAEVARYVEMGYRAVRVQTGIPGLAATYGVGKDKLFYEPADAAIPTEAQWSTDRYLHHIPGVFARVRDEFGPNLKLLHDVHHRLTPIEAARLGQLLEPYALTWMEDPVPAELQEGFRLIRQHTTTPIAVGEVFNTVWDCQQLIREQLIDYVRATVVHAGGITHLRRIFDLAALHHVRSGSHGATDLSPVCMAAALHLDVSIPNFGLQEYMRHTEATDAVFPHTYRFADGYLHPSEEPGLGVDIDEELAAGYPYRPASLPVNRLEDGTLHHW; this comes from the coding sequence ATGAAAATCATCGATGCCCGGGTAATCGTGACCTGCCCCGGACGCAACTTCGTCACGCTCAAGGTGGAGACGCAGGAGGGTGTCACCGGCGTCGGCGACGCCACGCTGAACGGCCGGGAACTGGCGGTGGCGAGCTACCTGACCGACCATGTGGTGCCGGCACTGATCGGACGGGACGCGGCGCGCATCGAGGACACCTGGCAGTACCTGTACCGGGGCGCGTACTGGCGGCGGGGCCCGGTGACGATGAGCGCGATCGCCGCGGTGGACACCGCGTTGTGGGACATCAAGGGCAAGGTCGCCGGTCTGCCGGTGTACCAGCTGCTCGGCGGCCGCTCCCGCGACGGCGTGACCGTGTACGGCCACGCCAACGCCGAATCGGTCGAGCAGGTCTGCGCCGAGGTCGCGCGGTATGTCGAGATGGGCTACCGGGCGGTGCGGGTGCAGACCGGCATCCCGGGCCTGGCGGCCACCTACGGAGTGGGCAAGGACAAACTGTTCTACGAGCCGGCGGACGCCGCGATTCCCACCGAGGCGCAGTGGTCCACCGACCGTTACCTCCACCACATCCCGGGAGTCTTCGCCCGGGTCCGTGACGAGTTCGGGCCGAACCTGAAGTTGCTGCACGACGTGCATCATCGGCTCACCCCGATCGAGGCGGCCCGGCTCGGCCAGCTCCTGGAGCCGTACGCCTTGACCTGGATGGAGGATCCGGTGCCGGCTGAGCTGCAGGAGGGGTTCCGGTTGATCCGGCAGCACACCACCACGCCGATCGCGGTGGGGGAGGTGTTCAACACCGTCTGGGACTGCCAGCAGCTCATCCGCGAGCAACTCATCGACTACGTACGGGCCACCGTGGTGCACGCGGGCGGCATCACGCACCTGCGGCGCATCTTCGATCTGGCGGCACTGCACCACGTGCGCAGCGGTTCGCACGGGGCGACCGACCTGTCTCCGGTGTGTATGGCCGCCGCCCTGCACCTGGACGTCAGCATCCCCAACTTCGGGCTGCAGGAGTACATGCGCCACACCGAGGCCACCGACGCGGTGTTCCCGCACACCTACCGTTTCGCCGACGGTTACCTGCACCCGTCGGAGGAACCCGGGCTGGGCGTGGACATCGACGAGGAGCTCGCTGCCGGCTACCCGTACCGGCCGGCTTCGCTGCCGGTGAACCGCCTCGAGGACGGCACGCTGCACCACTGGTGA
- a CDS encoding glycoside hydrolase family 2 protein: MSSQTSGAMSPRRRSVRLGASTAAVLAVVSSAIVVAVPAVAAPVPAEVRQRLDLSQGWRFTGPDTGGQGPAGAAAVDFDDSSWRTVDVPHTYNAVDGADGCPGRNARTETRTGLTAIQKIFEQDTTEPCYDGVARGVAWYRKHVTVPASYRGKMLYLQFDAVSRIADVYVNGVAAGHHEGGYSRFRIQANGLRPGQDNVIAVKVSNAWGQDLAPLDADFTFFGGVTRPVSLIATDPLQIRMLDHGGPGVYLNQRDLTDAAATVDVTTRLWNNHAGARAVEVRTVVTDKRGMTVAERTDSAGDLAAGSAGNLVQRVTIANPHRWNGRRDPYLYRVHVQVRDKAAGKVTDLVSQPLGLRTIAVDAQTGFRLNGQPYRLYGVNLHTDVKRRGSAVTDGDSRRDFDNLDEMGATAVRMSHYQHPELNYTLADERGIVLWTEIPLVNSVKDTDQFRASTRAQLTELIRQNYNHPSIAFWGIGNEQRYADDAKPVNDLLSDLQTLAKRESPEQRLTTYATCCVPDTGRIANHADTTGHNIYSGWYTNSEDPATRDGKADAGINGLGRQLDAIHAALPNQPVAVSEYGAGIDVDDHTGHLTYIPKNDGDFHPVEYGNHFHERYWAQLSARPFVWGSFIWNLNEFASDWRAEGAVPGINDKGLISYDRGVKKDPFYFYKATWSSHPTLHLTSKGWTDRRRDNAAHNGPLIDDLRVYSNAERVTLKINGREIGTQQRSSPTDRIFEWADVLRPGDNAVEVTATVAGQTVTDTAAVTLS, translated from the coding sequence ATGTCCTCGCAAACATCCGGCGCGATGTCACCGCGGCGTCGCAGCGTCCGGCTCGGCGCATCGACAGCCGCGGTGCTGGCGGTGGTCAGCAGTGCGATCGTCGTCGCCGTACCCGCGGTGGCGGCCCCCGTTCCGGCCGAGGTACGGCAACGCCTCGACCTGAGCCAGGGCTGGCGATTCACCGGCCCGGACACCGGCGGTCAAGGGCCCGCCGGCGCCGCAGCCGTCGACTTCGACGACAGCTCCTGGCGCACGGTCGATGTGCCACACACGTACAACGCCGTCGATGGGGCCGACGGCTGCCCCGGGAGGAACGCAAGGACAGAAACCCGGACCGGCCTCACCGCCATCCAGAAGATCTTCGAGCAGGACACGACAGAACCGTGTTACGACGGCGTGGCCCGCGGCGTCGCCTGGTACCGCAAGCACGTCACTGTACCGGCGAGCTACCGGGGCAAGATGCTGTACCTGCAGTTCGACGCCGTCAGCCGGATCGCCGACGTCTACGTCAACGGGGTGGCCGCCGGCCACCACGAGGGCGGCTACAGCCGGTTCCGGATCCAGGCCAACGGGCTCAGACCCGGCCAGGACAACGTCATCGCCGTCAAGGTGAGCAACGCCTGGGGCCAGGACCTGGCGCCGCTCGACGCCGACTTCACCTTCTTCGGCGGCGTCACCCGTCCGGTCAGCCTCATCGCGACCGACCCCCTGCAGATCCGGATGCTCGACCATGGCGGCCCCGGTGTCTACCTCAACCAGCGCGACCTGACCGACGCCGCCGCCACGGTCGACGTGACCACCCGGCTGTGGAACAACCACGCCGGCGCCCGCGCCGTCGAGGTGCGCACCGTGGTGACCGACAAGCGTGGCATGACCGTCGCCGAGCGCACCGACTCCGCCGGAGACCTGGCGGCGGGCTCGGCCGGCAACCTCGTGCAGCGGGTGACCATCGCCAACCCGCACCGCTGGAACGGCCGCCGCGACCCGTACCTGTACCGGGTGCACGTCCAGGTCAGGGACAAGGCCGCCGGTAAGGTCACCGACCTGGTGTCCCAGCCGCTGGGCCTGCGCACCATCGCGGTCGACGCGCAAACGGGCTTCAGGCTCAACGGCCAGCCCTACCGGCTGTACGGGGTCAACCTGCACACCGATGTCAAGCGCCGCGGCAGCGCCGTCACGGACGGGGACAGCCGCCGCGACTTCGACAACCTGGACGAGATGGGCGCGACCGCGGTACGCATGTCGCACTACCAGCATCCCGAGCTGAACTACACGCTCGCCGACGAGCGCGGGATCGTACTGTGGACCGAGATCCCGCTCGTCAACTCGGTCAAGGACACCGACCAGTTCCGCGCGTCCACGCGTGCGCAGCTGACCGAACTGATCCGGCAGAACTACAACCACCCGTCGATCGCGTTCTGGGGCATCGGCAACGAGCAGCGTTACGCCGACGACGCCAAACCCGTCAACGACCTGCTCTCCGACCTGCAGACCCTCGCGAAGCGGGAGAGCCCGGAACAGCGGCTCACCACCTATGCGACCTGCTGCGTGCCGGACACCGGTAGGATCGCCAACCACGCCGACACCACCGGGCACAACATCTACAGCGGCTGGTACACCAACTCGGAGGATCCCGCCACCCGCGATGGCAAGGCCGACGCCGGCATCAACGGGCTCGGCAGGCAACTCGACGCGATCCACGCCGCCCTGCCGAACCAGCCCGTCGCGGTCTCCGAGTACGGCGCCGGCATCGATGTCGACGATCACACCGGTCACCTCACCTACATTCCCAAGAACGACGGCGACTTCCACCCCGTGGAATACGGCAACCACTTCCACGAACGCTACTGGGCACAGCTGTCGGCACGGCCCTTCGTGTGGGGCAGTTTCATCTGGAACCTCAACGAGTTCGCCTCAGACTGGCGCGCCGAAGGAGCCGTCCCCGGCATCAACGACAAGGGACTCATCAGCTACGACCGCGGCGTGAAGAAGGACCCCTTCTACTTCTACAAGGCCACCTGGTCGTCGCATCCCACGCTGCACCTGACCAGCAAGGGCTGGACTGACCGCCGGCGCGACAACGCCGCACACAACGGACCGCTGATCGACGACCTGCGGGTGTACTCCAACGCCGAGCGGGTCACCCTCAAGATCAATGGCCGGGAGATCGGCACACAGCAGCGCAGCAGCCCGACCGACCGCATCTTCGAGTGGGCCGACGTGCTGCGGCCCGGCGACAACGCCGTCGAGGTGACCGCCACCGTCGCCGGGCAGACGGTGACCGACACGGCGGCCGTGACCCTCTCCTGA